Proteins from one Actinobacillus delphinicola genomic window:
- the narQ gene encoding nitrate/nitrite two-component system sensor histidine kinase NarQ — MIRRTSIAVKIGTYLLLILLLAGIMTSVGMLIIASHRSDAELINTTGSLRTQAYQLLYAMEHENKQDVQLKMLLHSSTLSATILTDLDRQYFVPRKIKVGYQEIIKSWTQMKQYAYESNYRLYRSDLKSYVNQIDNFVLLLQKYMDRRNEIIVHFLLGMVVIIIFIVSYLIFFLYQRVTKPLKMLMLASSQIQIGQFENILVETSEDNEIGHLGCAFTQMSNTLKQLYVKLEGRMNEKTEKLAKVNRRLTTLYECSQILTGKKLSYPLLLEVLRKIFDCENFMYLKLEIKNQPSWNVELGEKKELLAMQQEKLVIDDYVLGTSYWQSLTRTDERMIKNATQMIARALYYYEVQKQQEYLLILEERSIIARELHDSLAQVLSFLKIQLSLLKRSLSKEENISAGTMTIVNDFEDALVSAYSQLRELLATFRLTIQEANLKTTLVEVVNSLQSQTNIVMDVDCDLPTEVFSAQDLIHILQIIREAILNAIKHSNAKHLDVIAHINEDGEYEILVKDDGVGIKSLDEPTGHYGLNIMTERANRLGARLSILNNQGTEIRLIFKANRKHI; from the coding sequence TGCAGTAAAAATTGGTACCTATCTATTATTAATTTTATTATTAGCAGGTATCATGACGAGTGTTGGTATGTTGATTATTGCAAGCCATCGTTCGGATGCAGAATTGATTAATACTACTGGTTCATTACGTACACAAGCTTATCAACTTTTGTATGCAATGGAGCATGAAAATAAGCAAGATGTACAGCTTAAAATGTTACTACATAGTTCAACATTATCTGCGACCATTTTAACTGATTTAGATCGACAGTATTTTGTTCCCCGTAAGATAAAAGTGGGGTATCAAGAAATCATAAAAAGTTGGACTCAGATGAAACAATATGCATATGAGTCTAATTATCGATTGTATCGCAGTGATTTGAAAAGTTATGTCAACCAAATCGATAATTTTGTTCTGTTATTACAAAAATATATGGATAGACGTAATGAGATCATTGTACACTTTCTTTTAGGGATGGTCGTTATCATCATTTTCATTGTTTCTTATCTTATTTTTTTCCTTTATCAACGAGTAACTAAACCGCTAAAAATGTTGATGCTAGCAAGTTCACAAATTCAGATTGGACAATTTGAAAATATTCTTGTTGAAACCAGTGAGGACAATGAGATTGGGCATTTGGGATGTGCATTTACGCAAATGTCAAATACGTTGAAGCAGTTATATGTGAAACTTGAAGGGCGTATGAATGAAAAAACTGAGAAACTGGCTAAAGTGAATCGTCGATTGACGACATTATATGAATGTTCTCAGATTTTAACGGGTAAAAAATTATCTTATCCTTTATTGCTAGAAGTTTTACGAAAAATTTTTGATTGTGAAAACTTTATGTATTTAAAATTAGAAATCAAAAATCAGCCAAGTTGGAATGTTGAATTAGGCGAGAAAAAAGAGCTCTTAGCTATGCAACAGGAAAAATTGGTTATTGATGACTATGTTTTAGGTACTTCATATTGGCAGTCATTAACTCGTACAGATGAACGAATGATTAAAAATGCGACACAAATGATCGCACGTGCGTTATATTATTACGAAGTACAAAAACAGCAAGAATATCTATTGATCTTGGAAGAACGTAGTATCATTGCCCGTGAGTTACACGATAGTTTAGCTCAAGTATTATCATTTTTAAAAATACAACTTTCATTATTAAAACGTTCGCTATCTAAAGAGGAAAATATTAGTGCTGGAACTATGACGATAGTGAATGATTTTGAAGATGCATTAGTATCTGCTTATTCGCAGCTACGTGAGTTATTGGCAACATTCCGATTGACTATTCAAGAGGCAAATTTGAAGACAACCTTAGTTGAGGTAGTTAATTCGCTTCAATCACAAACTAATATTGTTATGGATGTGGATTGTGATTTGCCGACAGAAGTCTTTAGTGCTCAAGATCTTATTCATATTTTACAGATTATCCGTGAAGCAATTTTAAATGCGATTAAGCATTCTAATGCAAAACATTTAGATGTTATTGCTCATATTAATGAAGATGGTGAATATGAAATTCTTGTGAAAGATGATGGTGTAGGGATTAAGAGTTTAGATGAACCGACAGGGCATTATGGTTTAAATATTATGACTGAACGTGCAAATCGATTAGGGGCCCGCTTGTCTATCTTAAATAATCAAGGTACAGAAATCAGATTAATTTTTAAAGCAAATAGAAAACATATTTAG
- the murB gene encoding UDP-N-acetylmuramate dehydrogenase yields MHDLKRFHTFSIPVNAFAVEEITTLPQLLACYQKTKVLEKPFLFIGEGSDVLFTENFSGTVAINRMLGKKHYEDDDYHYLTIAGGENWHQFVKWCVQQGIGGLENLALIPGCVGSAPIQNIGAYGVEVKDFLKEVKVLDLDTQNISTLTNDECQFGYRESIFKHALKDRHIIIEVTFKLPKKWQPQVTYGELAILPIELRTPQGIFDKVCEIRANKLPDPRIEGNAGSFFKNPIVDQDIFSVLEKQYPQMPHYPQTDGTVKLAAGWLIDQCQLKGYQIGGAKVHPKQALVLVNVGNATADDVVALARYVREKVLAKFGVALEPEVRFIGNNGEIDASSLIS; encoded by the coding sequence ATGCATGATTTAAAAAGGTTTCATACCTTTTCTATTCCTGTTAATGCATTTGCAGTAGAAGAAATTACAACACTTCCTCAACTATTAGCGTGTTATCAGAAAACTAAAGTACTTGAAAAACCGTTTCTTTTTATTGGAGAAGGAAGTGATGTTCTTTTTACTGAAAATTTTTCAGGAACAGTTGCTATCAACCGCATGTTGGGTAAAAAACATTATGAAGATGATGATTATCATTATTTAACAATTGCTGGTGGCGAAAATTGGCATCAGTTTGTGAAATGGTGTGTACAACAAGGTATCGGTGGTTTAGAAAATTTAGCGTTAATTCCAGGATGCGTTGGTTCTGCTCCTATCCAAAATATTGGGGCTTATGGCGTTGAAGTGAAGGACTTTCTAAAAGAAGTCAAAGTGCTTGATTTAGATACACAAAATATTTCAACTTTGACTAACGACGAATGTCAATTTGGTTACCGTGAAAGTATTTTTAAACATGCTTTAAAGGATCGTCATATTATTATTGAAGTTACCTTTAAATTACCGAAGAAATGGCAACCACAAGTAACATATGGGGAATTAGCAATACTACCTATTGAATTAAGAACGCCACAAGGAATATTTGATAAAGTCTGCGAAATTCGGGCAAATAAACTGCCGGATCCTCGTATTGAAGGTAATGCAGGAAGTTTTTTTAAAAATCCTATTGTTGATCAAGATATTTTTTCTGTATTAGAAAAACAATATCCACAAATGCCACATTATCCACAAACAGATGGTACAGTAAAATTAGCCGCAGGCTGGTTGATTGATCAGTGCCAGTTAAAAGGTTATCAAATTGGCGGTGCAAAAGTTCATCCTAAACAAGCACTTGTTTTAGTTAATGTAGGAAATGCGACTGCAGATGATGTAGTAGCGTTGGCACGCTATGTGCGTGAAAAAGTTTTGGCAAAATTTGGCGTAGCTTTAGAACCTGAAGTTCGATTTATTGGAAATAATGGCGAAATTGATGCCTCATCTTTAATAAGTTGA
- the ppa gene encoding inorganic diphosphatase, whose protein sequence is MSLLNVPAGKELPDDIYAVIEIPANADPIKYEVDKESGALFVDRFMATAMFYPANYGYVNHTLSEDGDPVDVLVPTPYPLLPGSVIRCRPVGVLLMTDENGPDAKIIAVPHEKLSKEYSHIQNIDDVPALLKAQIQHFFESYKALEKGKWVKVEGWGDVEAARKEILDSYARANNK, encoded by the coding sequence ATGAGTTTATTAAACGTTCCTGCAGGTAAAGAATTACCTGATGATATTTATGCAGTAATCGAAATTCCTGCGAATGCAGATCCAATTAAATACGAAGTTGACAAAGAAAGCGGTGCTTTATTCGTTGACCGTTTTATGGCAACTGCAATGTTCTACCCAGCAAACTACGGTTATGTAAACCATACTCTTTCTGAAGATGGCGACCCAGTTGACGTATTAGTACCAACTCCGTACCCACTTCTACCAGGTTCTGTAATTCGTTGCCGTCCAGTTGGCGTATTATTAATGACTGACGAAAATGGTCCAGATGCAAAAATCATCGCTGTACCACACGAAAAACTATCTAAAGAATACAGCCACATTCAAAACATCGATGACGTTCCAGCTTTATTAAAAGCACAAATCCAACACTTCTTCGAAAGCTACAAAGCATTAGAAAAAGGTAAATGGGTAAAAGTTGAAGGTTGGGGCGATGTTGAAGCTGCACGTAAAGAAATTTTAGATTCTTATGCACGTGCAAATAACAAATAA
- the pfkA gene encoding 6-phosphofructokinase translates to MKKIAVLTSGGDAPGMNAAIRGVVRSALKSGLEVFGIYEGYYGLYHDKIKPLDRYSVSDIINRGGTILGSARFPEFKNPEIRAKCADILRSHNIDALVVIGGDGSYMGAKLLTEEHGIQCIGIPGTIDNDVAGTDYTIGYQTALETAVEAVDRLRDTSSSHQRISILEIMGRHCSDLTIAAGIAGGAEYIVPSEMEFNREELIRKIERCIAKGKRHAIICITEMICDVNQLAREIESRVHKETRATVLGHVQRGGSPCAFDRILGSRMGAYAVDLLLAGKGGYCVGIQNEHLVHHDIIDAINNMQREFKKGLLELAERLE, encoded by the coding sequence ATGAAAAAAATTGCAGTATTAACAAGTGGTGGTGATGCACCAGGGATGAATGCCGCTATTCGTGGAGTTGTACGTTCTGCATTAAAATCAGGACTTGAGGTTTTTGGGATTTATGAGGGGTACTATGGTTTATATCACGATAAAATTAAACCACTAGATCGCTATTCAGTCTCAGATATCATCAACCGTGGTGGTACAATTCTTGGCTCTGCACGTTTTCCAGAATTTAAAAATCCAGAAATCCGTGCAAAATGTGCTGATATCTTACGTTCGCATAATATTGATGCGCTTGTTGTTATCGGTGGGGACGGTTCTTATATGGGAGCAAAACTCTTGACTGAAGAACACGGTATCCAATGTATCGGTATCCCAGGCACTATTGATAATGATGTTGCAGGTACAGACTATACTATTGGTTATCAAACCGCATTGGAAACAGCCGTTGAAGCAGTCGATCGTTTACGAGATACTTCAAGTTCCCACCAACGTATTTCTATTTTAGAAATCATGGGTCGTCACTGCAGTGACTTAACTATCGCAGCAGGTATTGCTGGCGGTGCGGAATATATCGTGCCATCCGAAATGGAATTTAATCGTGAAGAGTTAATTCGTAAGATTGAACGTTGTATTGCAAAAGGTAAACGTCATGCGATTATTTGTATTACGGAAATGATCTGTGATGTAAATCAGCTTGCTCGTGAAATTGAATCTCGTGTGCATAAAGAAACTCGTGCAACTGTTCTTGGTCACGTCCAACGTGGCGGTTCACCTTGTGCATTTGACCGCATTCTTGGCTCACGTATGGGAGCTTATGCAGTCGATTTACTTCTTGCTGGTAAAGGTGGCTACTGTGTAGGTATTCAAAATGAACATCTTGTTCATCACGATATTATTGATGCTATCAATAACATGCAACGTGAATTCAAAAAAGGTCTATTGGAATTAGCTGAACGCTTAGAATAA
- the rnb gene encoding exoribonuclease II, whose product MFQDNPLLAQLKQKIHDAKPKVEGIVRATDKSYGFLECDKNSYFLPPPAMKKLVHGDKIRAAIETIGDKEQAEPLELIEPMLTRFIAKVRFNKDNKLQVIVDHPQINQPIGAKQAKSLTESLQAGDWVVATLKTHPLRDDRFLFAEITQFICHEDDEFAPWWVTLAKHEQSRYPVEGQAEYHMLDTQERLDLTDLHFVTIDSESTQDMDDALYIEPTLNENNQQVGWKMVVAIADPTAYIAEDSDIESAARQRCFTNYLPGFNIPMLPRELADDLCSLTPNDTKAALVCTIQTDMHGNVIEKPVFVSAYVQSKAKLAYDKVSDYLEKVADAWQPEDEKTLAQINYLFQFTKTRIEWRKQNSLLFKENPDYSFELAENGKVLAIHASYRRIANQIVEEAMILANMCAAEYLNENIGCGIFNTHMGFDSKNLTAAKEFLLNQVTLEDKATRYTEETLSTLDGYRQMRQDIDDADSDYLELRLRRYLTFAEFKPQLAPHFGLGLTGYATWTSPIRKYSDMVNHRLIKSFIQGKTDFTEPSENVLQRLQEARRQNRLVERDIADWLYCRYLADKVEAKPQFDAKIQDISRGGMRVQLTENGASIFVPASTITENKDDYQFNSDELALYIKGERRYKIGDIVNIQLSEVKEETRSLIGVLISE is encoded by the coding sequence ATGTTTCAAGATAATCCTTTACTTGCTCAATTAAAACAAAAAATCCATGATGCAAAACCCAAAGTGGAAGGTATCGTCCGTGCAACCGATAAATCGTATGGCTTTTTAGAATGCGATAAAAATAGCTATTTTCTCCCGCCTCCGGCAATGAAAAAGTTAGTCCATGGCGATAAAATCCGTGCGGCAATCGAAACAATTGGAGATAAAGAGCAAGCGGAACCATTAGAATTAATAGAACCAATGCTTACTCGCTTTATTGCGAAAGTACGTTTTAATAAAGATAATAAATTACAAGTCATTGTTGATCATCCGCAAATTAATCAACCTATTGGTGCCAAACAAGCAAAATCCCTCACTGAATCATTACAAGCAGGTGACTGGGTTGTTGCTACACTAAAAACACATCCATTACGTGATGACCGCTTTCTCTTTGCAGAAATTACGCAATTTATTTGTCATGAAGATGATGAATTTGCACCTTGGTGGGTAACACTAGCAAAACATGAACAATCTCGTTACCCTGTCGAAGGTCAAGCAGAATATCACATGTTAGATACACAAGAACGCCTTGATTTAACTGATTTACATTTTGTAACCATCGATAGCGAAAGCACTCAAGACATGGATGATGCCCTGTATATCGAACCAACACTAAATGAAAATAATCAACAAGTTGGTTGGAAAATGGTTGTAGCTATCGCAGATCCGACCGCTTATATTGCAGAAGATAGCGATATTGAATCGGCGGCAAGACAGCGTTGCTTCACAAACTATTTACCAGGATTTAATATCCCAATGTTGCCACGTGAACTTGCTGATGATCTTTGTTCCCTTACCCCAAATGATACTAAAGCAGCCCTTGTTTGTACCATCCAAACAGATATGCATGGTAACGTCATTGAAAAACCTGTTTTCGTATCAGCTTATGTGCAATCAAAAGCGAAATTAGCCTACGATAAAGTTTCTGATTATCTTGAAAAAGTAGCAGATGCGTGGCAACCAGAAGATGAAAAAACATTAGCGCAAATTAATTACTTATTCCAATTTACTAAGACACGTATCGAGTGGCGTAAACAAAATTCTTTATTATTTAAAGAAAATCCTGATTACTCTTTTGAACTTGCTGAAAATGGTAAAGTCCTTGCTATTCATGCAAGTTATCGTCGCATTGCAAATCAAATCGTAGAAGAAGCCATGATTCTTGCCAATATGTGTGCCGCTGAATACCTAAATGAAAATATCGGGTGTGGTATTTTCAACACTCACATGGGATTTGATAGTAAAAATCTTACCGCAGCTAAAGAGTTTCTACTCAATCAAGTCACATTAGAAGATAAAGCAACACGTTATACAGAAGAAACATTATCTACTTTAGATGGATATCGCCAAATGCGTCAAGATATTGATGATGCAGACAGTGACTATTTAGAATTACGCTTACGTCGTTACCTCACTTTTGCTGAGTTTAAACCGCAACTTGCTCCGCATTTTGGATTGGGTCTAACAGGTTATGCAACTTGGACGTCACCGATTCGTAAATATAGCGATATGGTAAACCATCGTCTAATTAAATCTTTCATTCAAGGCAAAACAGATTTTACCGAACCTTCTGAGAATGTACTGCAACGCTTACAAGAGGCTCGTCGTCAAAATCGTTTGGTTGAACGTGATATCGCAGATTGGTTGTATTGTCGTTATCTCGCAGATAAAGTTGAAGCAAAACCACAATTTGATGCTAAAATTCAAGATATCAGTCGTGGTGGAATGCGTGTACAATTAACTGAAAATGGTGCAAGTATTTTCGTGCCAGCATCAACAATTACCGAAAATAAAGATGATTACCAGTTTAATAGTGACGAACTGGCACTTTATATTAAAGGTGAACGTCGCTACAAGATTGGAGATATCGTAAATATCCAGCTAAGTGAAGTAAAAGAAGAAACAAGAAGCTTAATTGGGGTATTAATTTCCGAATAA
- the fabI gene encoding enoyl-ACP reductase FabI, which translates to MGFLVNKRILIAGVASNRSIAYGIAQAMHREGAELAFTYQNEKLKPRVEKLAAEFGSDIVIPCDVADDASITECFNELGKKWEKFDGFVHSIAYAPADQLDGDYVDAVNREGFRIAHDISSYSFVAMAKAARPMLNEGAGLVTLTYLGAERAIPNYNTMGLAKASLEANTRFMAQAMGKDGVRVNAISAGPIRTLAASGIKNFKKMLAACEKTTPIRRTVTIEDVGNTAAFLCSPLASGISGEVIHVDGGFSIVAMSELADEE; encoded by the coding sequence ATGGGATTTTTAGTAAACAAACGTATCTTAATCGCTGGTGTCGCAAGTAATCGCTCTATCGCTTACGGTATTGCACAAGCAATGCACCGTGAAGGTGCTGAACTTGCATTCACTTACCAAAATGAAAAATTAAAACCTCGTGTTGAAAAATTAGCAGCTGAATTTGGCTCAGACATTGTCATTCCATGTGATGTGGCTGATGATGCTAGCATTACTGAATGTTTCAACGAACTTGGTAAAAAATGGGAAAAATTTGACGGTTTCGTCCACTCTATTGCTTATGCGCCAGCAGATCAATTAGATGGAGATTACGTTGATGCTGTAAATCGTGAAGGTTTCCGTATCGCTCATGACATCAGTTCTTATAGCTTTGTTGCTATGGCAAAAGCTGCTCGCCCTATGTTAAACGAAGGTGCAGGCTTAGTGACTTTAACTTACCTTGGTGCAGAACGTGCTATCCCTAACTATAATACTATGGGTCTTGCTAAAGCCTCTCTTGAAGCAAATACACGTTTCATGGCACAAGCAATGGGAAAAGATGGCGTACGTGTTAATGCAATTTCAGCGGGTCCAATCCGCACTCTTGCTGCATCAGGTATTAAAAATTTCAAAAAAATGCTTGCAGCCTGCGAAAAAACAACCCCTATCCGCCGTACAGTAACAATCGAAGATGTTGGTAATACCGCCGCTTTCTTATGCTCTCCATTAGCGAGCGGAATCTCTGGTGAAGTTATCCATGTTGACGGTGGCTTTAGTATCGTTGCTATGAGTGAATTAGCAGACGAAGAATAA
- the aroK gene encoding shikimate kinase AroK: MAEKRNIFLIGPMGAGKSTIGRQLAQILGMNFVDSDTEIETRAGADISWIFDIEGEEGFRKREERVLNELTQLQGTVISTGGGAILSKENRKHLSARGIVIYLETTIDKQVERTQRDKKRPLLQGEEDTRAILEDLAKERNPLYEEIADITLTTDEQSAKVMANQIVDLIDNFQD, from the coding sequence ATGGCAGAAAAGCGTAATATTTTTCTAATTGGTCCTATGGGTGCGGGGAAAAGCACTATTGGTCGCCAACTCGCTCAAATTCTTGGTATGAATTTTGTAGATTCTGATACTGAGATTGAAACTCGTGCGGGGGCAGATATCAGCTGGATCTTTGATATTGAAGGTGAAGAGGGTTTTCGTAAACGTGAAGAGCGCGTTTTAAATGAATTAACTCAGCTACAAGGCACCGTAATTTCTACTGGTGGTGGAGCGATTTTATCAAAAGAAAATCGTAAACATTTGTCAGCACGTGGAATTGTTATTTACTTAGAAACAACCATCGATAAACAAGTAGAACGTACACAACGTGATAAAAAACGCCCATTATTACAAGGCGAAGAAGATACTAGAGCAATTTTGGAAGATCTTGCAAAAGAACGTAATCCACTTTATGAAGAAATTGCAGATATTACTTTAACGACTGATGAGCAAAGTGCAAAAGTCATGGCAAATCAGATCGTGGATCTTATTGATAATTTTCAAGATTAA
- the aroB gene encoding 3-dehydroquinate synthase: MLCVDVLHSDGQYPIYIGNNLLSDGTLFPVKAGDKVMIVTNETVAQYYLETLRQTLNDLGCETNVCFIGDGEAYKNLETLNHIYTTLLEKNYGRDCMLIALGGGVVGDVCGLAAATYQRGVRFIQVPTTLLAQVDSSVGGKTAVNHPLGKNMIGAFYPPQAVIIDLNTLKTLPSREVSAGLAEVIKYGVALDKDFFAWLSQNITHLNQLDLETLAYAVSRCCQLKAHIVMQDERETGQRALLNFGHTFGHAIETEMGYGKWLHGEAVAVGMYIATKLSAKLKQKEDNKIVLSEIDVTALCNLLKQAGLPTGIPKNMPVEQFFVHMQHDKKVMHGQIRLVLLRSLGKSYVDSDIPKTDIEQVLQTCYH; encoded by the coding sequence ATGTTGTGCGTGGACGTTTTACATTCTGATGGACAGTATCCCATTTATATTGGTAATAATTTACTAAGCGATGGCACATTATTTCCTGTAAAAGCAGGTGATAAGGTGATGATTGTTACCAATGAAACGGTTGCACAATATTATTTAGAGACACTTCGTCAGACCTTAAATGATTTGGGATGTGAAACCAATGTTTGTTTTATCGGCGATGGTGAAGCTTATAAAAATTTAGAAACGCTCAATCACATTTATACAACATTGTTAGAGAAAAATTATGGTCGAGATTGTATGCTCATTGCATTAGGTGGTGGTGTTGTTGGTGATGTGTGTGGGCTTGCAGCCGCGACTTATCAACGTGGTGTTCGCTTTATCCAGGTTCCGACAACGCTTCTTGCTCAAGTCGATTCTTCTGTTGGTGGAAAAACAGCAGTGAATCACCCATTGGGAAAAAATATGATAGGAGCATTTTATCCACCTCAGGCGGTCATTATTGATCTTAATACGTTAAAAACATTACCATCGCGAGAAGTTTCCGCAGGACTTGCAGAGGTCATCAAATACGGTGTTGCACTGGATAAAGACTTTTTTGCGTGGCTTTCTCAGAATATAACTCATTTAAATCAATTAGATCTTGAAACATTGGCGTATGCAGTTTCTCGTTGTTGTCAGTTAAAAGCGCATATTGTTATGCAAGATGAAAGAGAAACTGGACAACGTGCATTATTAAATTTTGGACATACCTTTGGGCATGCTATCGAAACCGAAATGGGATATGGCAAATGGTTACATGGTGAAGCAGTTGCAGTGGGTATGTATATTGCCACCAAGCTTTCTGCTAAGCTCAAACAAAAAGAAGATAATAAAATTGTTTTATCAGAAATCGATGTTACAGCTTTATGTAATCTTTTAAAACAGGCTGGCTTACCTACGGGTATCCCTAAAAATATGCCAGTAGAACAATTTTTTGTTCATATGCAACACGATAAAAAAGTTATGCATGGACAAATACGACTTGTCCTATTGCGTTCACTTGGAAAAAGCTATGTAGATAGTGATATTCCTAAAACAGATATTGAGCAGGTTTTACAAACCTGTTATCACTGA
- a CDS encoding Dam family site-specific DNA-(adenine-N6)-methyltransferase, translating into MPNHRAFLKWAGGKGRLMHEINQVLPTDKTCLIEPFVGAGSVFLNTNFEHYLLFDINPDLIDLFNLVKRDVETYIRYAKRYFEHPKSNSEAFYYHQRNKFNQSKHPFERAVLFLYLNRFGYNGLCRYNLRNEFNVPFGRFKSIYFPEKELRYFAKKAQKAEFRCADFTEAFQYADDDCVIYCDPPYAPLDQTTNFTGYAGNKFTLEHQETLAEISRTTAKQLDIPVIISNHDTPFTRKIYHDAYIKELRVQRFISQNAEQRLCVKELFAIF; encoded by the coding sequence ATGCCAAATCATCGTGCTTTTTTAAAATGGGCAGGCGGAAAGGGTCGTCTTATGCATGAAATTAATCAAGTTTTACCAACGGATAAAACTTGTTTAATTGAACCTTTTGTCGGTGCAGGCTCGGTTTTTCTTAACACTAATTTTGAACATTATCTTTTATTTGATATTAATCCCGATTTAATTGATCTGTTTAATTTAGTAAAGCGTGATGTTGAAACATATATCCGCTATGCTAAAAGATATTTTGAACATCCTAAAAGTAATAGTGAAGCTTTTTACTATCATCAGAGAAATAAATTTAATCAATCAAAACATCCTTTTGAGCGTGCGGTTTTGTTCTTGTATCTCAATCGTTTTGGCTATAATGGATTGTGTCGCTATAACTTGCGTAATGAATTTAATGTCCCTTTCGGACGTTTTAAAAGTATTTATTTCCCCGAGAAAGAGTTGCGATATTTCGCAAAAAAAGCTCAAAAAGCAGAATTTAGATGTGCAGATTTTACCGAAGCATTTCAATATGCAGATGATGATTGCGTAATTTATTGTGATCCTCCTTACGCACCATTAGATCAGACGACGAATTTTACAGGCTATGCGGGAAATAAATTTACCTTAGAGCATCAGGAAACTTTGGCAGAAATTTCTCGAACTACCGCTAAACAGCTGGATATTCCCGTTATTATTTCAAATCATGATACGCCGTTTACACGTAAGATTTATCATGATGCCTATATTAAAGAATTGCGTGTACAACGTTTTATTAGTCAGAACGCCGAACAACGGTTATGTGTTAAAGAATTATTTGCAATTTTTTAG
- the rplS gene encoding 50S ribosomal protein L19 encodes MSNIIKQIEQEQLKQNVPSFRPGDTLEVKVWVVEGNKRRLQAFEGVVIAIRNRGLHSAFTLRKTSNGVGVERVFQTHSPVIDSISVKRKGAVRQAKLYYLRERSGKAARIKERLGK; translated from the coding sequence ATGAGTAACATCATTAAACAAATCGAACAAGAACAATTAAAACAAAACGTACCTAGCTTCCGTCCAGGTGACACTTTAGAAGTTAAAGTATGGGTTGTTGAAGGTAACAAACGTCGTCTTCAAGCATTTGAAGGTGTTGTTATCGCTATCCGTAACCGTGGTTTACACAGTGCATTCACTTTACGTAAAACTTCTAACGGTGTTGGCGTTGAACGTGTATTCCAAACTCACTCTCCAGTGATCGATAGCATCAGCGTTAAACGTAAAGGTGCGGTACGTCAAGCTAAACTTTACTACTTACGTGAACGTTCTGGTAAAGCTGCACGTATCAAAGAACGTCTTGGTAAATAA
- the trmD gene encoding tRNA (guanosine(37)-N1)-methyltransferase TrmD has protein sequence MWIGVISLFPEMFKAVSEYGVTGRAVKHDLLEIECWNPRDFTFDKHKTVDDRPYGGGPGMLMMVQPLRDAIHAAKKVALSKCNPDSPDDVKVIYLSPQGRKLDQAGVESLAKTKNLILVCGRYEGIDERVIETEIDEEWSIGDYVLTGGELPAMVLIDSVARFIPNVLGKMASAEEDSFAQGLLDCPHYTRPEILEDLAVPPVLMSGNHEEIRKWRLMQSLERTWLRRPELLEGLALTDEQQKLLKQIKAKHSQSQSVNSRN, from the coding sequence ATGTGGATTGGGGTTATTAGTCTTTTCCCTGAAATGTTTAAAGCTGTATCAGAATACGGGGTAACAGGTCGTGCAGTTAAGCACGATTTACTTGAAATTGAATGTTGGAATCCTCGTGATTTCACATTTGATAAGCATAAAACTGTCGATGACCGCCCTTATGGCGGAGGTCCAGGTATGCTTATGATGGTGCAACCGTTGCGTGATGCAATTCATGCAGCAAAAAAAGTAGCACTATCAAAATGTAATCCAGATTCACCAGATGATGTGAAAGTCATTTATCTTTCCCCTCAAGGTCGTAAATTGGATCAAGCGGGTGTTGAGTCTTTAGCGAAAACTAAGAATCTTATTTTAGTTTGTGGTCGTTATGAAGGCATTGACGAACGTGTAATTGAAACAGAAATCGATGAAGAGTGGTCTATTGGTGATTATGTATTGACGGGTGGTGAATTACCTGCAATGGTATTAATTGATAGCGTTGCACGGTTTATTCCTAACGTATTGGGGAAAATGGCCTCCGCAGAAGAAGATTCTTTTGCTCAAGGTCTTTTAGATTGTCCTCATTATACACGTCCTGAAATCTTAGAAGATCTGGCTGTTCCACCTGTATTGATGTCGGGTAATCATGAAGAAATTCGTAAATGGCGGTTAATGCAATCGCTTGAAAGAACATGGTTACGTCGCCCTGAGCTCTTAGAAGGCCTAGCTCTGACTGACGAACAACAAAAACTGTTAAAGCAAATTAAAGCTAAACACAGTCAATCACAATCAGTTAATTCTAGGAATTAA